A part of Polynucleobacter sp. MG-Unter2-18 genomic DNA contains:
- a CDS encoding MDR family oxidoreductase: protein MFKAILVNKDDQGYRAELAQVDEASLPEGDVRVKVLYSTLNYKDGLAITGKGPVVRSFPMVPGIDFAGEVLESASPEFKVGDMVLLNGWGVGEGHWGGLAQQARVKSEWLIPLPKGFTAKQALAIGTAGYTAMLCVMALQKHGLKPSDGEVLVTGAAGGVGSFAITLLSKLGFTVVASTGRMSEADYLKKLGASEVIDRAVLSAPGKPLAKERWAAVVDSVGSHTLANACAQTKSDGAVAACGLAQGMDFPSTVAPFILRGVTLYGINSVTVAKAKRIAAYEQLSKLVDLKTLEEISHEINLEDSIKYAAELMAGNVRGRLIVDVNK from the coding sequence ATGTTTAAGGCTATTTTGGTAAATAAAGATGATCAAGGTTATCGGGCTGAGCTTGCTCAAGTCGATGAGGCTAGCTTGCCTGAGGGCGATGTCAGGGTTAAGGTGCTCTATTCCACGCTGAACTACAAAGATGGTTTGGCAATTACTGGCAAGGGTCCGGTAGTGCGTAGCTTTCCGATGGTGCCTGGGATTGATTTTGCAGGCGAAGTCTTAGAGAGCGCTAGCCCAGAATTTAAAGTTGGTGACATGGTGCTGCTCAACGGCTGGGGTGTTGGCGAGGGTCATTGGGGTGGTTTAGCGCAGCAAGCACGTGTGAAGTCAGAGTGGCTTATTCCTTTGCCAAAGGGTTTTACTGCTAAGCAAGCTTTAGCTATTGGTACTGCTGGCTATACCGCCATGCTATGCGTAATGGCTTTACAAAAGCACGGCCTAAAGCCTAGCGATGGCGAAGTGCTGGTGACTGGTGCTGCAGGTGGAGTTGGAAGCTTTGCGATTACGCTTTTGAGCAAACTAGGGTTCACAGTTGTCGCCAGCACGGGAAGGATGTCCGAAGCTGATTATTTAAAGAAATTGGGTGCTAGTGAGGTGATTGATCGTGCGGTACTGTCAGCCCCTGGTAAGCCTTTGGCAAAAGAGCGTTGGGCGGCGGTAGTTGATAGTGTTGGTAGTCATACTTTGGCTAACGCTTGCGCACAAACCAAAAGTGATGGTGCAGTTGCTGCTTGCGGATTAGCTCAAGGAATGGATTTTCCATCGACTGTTGCGCCATTCATTTTACGTGGCGTAACTTTGTATGGCATTAATAGTGTGACAGTAGCAAAAGCAAAACGTATTGCTGCTTACGAGCAGTTAAGTAAGCTGGTAGATCTTAAAACTTTGGAAGAGATCTCTCACGAAATTAATTTAGAAGATTCTATAAAGTACGCCGCAGAGCTGATGGCTGGCAATGTACGCGGTCGTTTAATTGTGGATGTAAACAAATAA
- a CDS encoding glutathione S-transferase family protein: MMRLWGRKSSINVQKVLWCLAELGLEEGKDFERIDAGLHFGKNRTPEFLALNPNGLVPTLEDGNLVLWESNTILRYLVRQYDQSKRLTSDTASQYQSEKWMDWQLGTMWPALRTAFLGLTRTPENERNNEAIRKAYQDSNALFTLLDQQLASQHYCSGNAFSIGDIPLALCVSRWILLNQTYPDQTGPRPSLHNIDAWMKRIEAETKYSVVAEKELNVVK; encoded by the coding sequence ATGATGCGCTTATGGGGAAGAAAAAGTTCCATCAATGTACAAAAAGTATTGTGGTGTCTTGCAGAGCTGGGGCTAGAAGAAGGTAAAGACTTTGAACGCATTGATGCTGGCCTTCATTTTGGGAAAAATCGTACGCCTGAATTTCTAGCACTCAATCCCAATGGCTTAGTACCAACCTTAGAAGACGGTAACCTTGTACTATGGGAATCTAATACGATCTTGCGATACCTTGTTCGTCAGTACGATCAATCGAAGCGCTTAACAAGCGATACCGCCTCTCAATATCAGTCTGAAAAGTGGATGGACTGGCAACTTGGAACTATGTGGCCAGCATTACGTACCGCCTTTTTGGGCCTCACTCGTACACCTGAAAACGAGCGAAATAACGAAGCAATTCGCAAGGCTTATCAAGATAGCAATGCACTATTCACCTTACTAGATCAGCAGCTGGCAAGCCAGCACTATTGCTCTGGAAATGCATTTAGTATTGGGGATATTCCACTAGCACTTTGCGTAAGTCGTTGGATTTTATTAAATCAAACCTACCCAGACCAAACTGGCCCGCGTCCTTCTTTACACAATATAGATGCATGGATGAAGCGCATAGAAGCGGAAACCAAATACAGCGTAGTTGCAGAAAAAGAACTTAATGTTGTGAAGTAA
- a CDS encoding efflux transporter outer membrane subunit — protein MFDSKDFYALRLLPLVFAGFLSACAVGPDFKQPDAPNTSKYTEATLSQKLATAPGVPGGTNQEFIEGADIEAQWWELFKSPELDALIKKALQQNPNLGAADAALRASQENVSAQIGGQYFPAIGLNGGATRQLQPSAIYGLPYGSDTYNLYNASVNVTYKLDVFGGARRAVEGARAQAEIAQFQLEGAYLSLTANIVTSAVREAALRAQMQATEEILKAQTNLAEVTEKQLAIGTVSRVDVTSQRTLVSNSQVDLFTYERNLSFARNQLAVLVGELPSNANITKFDLKSLYLPEKLPLSVPSSLVRQRPDVRAAEAQLKATNALVGVATANLLPQLNITGAIGSAALTSSALFGPNATLWSIAGGIFQPLFQGGQLLAQRRGAMANYEQAVFQYQATVLKAFQEVADSLRALETGSQALKSASDAERYAYETLDLVQQQYKLGTASYLAVLYYQNQYQIAKVKSVSAQATRFSDTAALFAALGGGWWNRTGPAFQPKAIANKDQNETSGKN, from the coding sequence ATGTTTGACTCAAAAGATTTCTATGCCTTGCGTTTGCTTCCGCTTGTTTTTGCGGGATTTCTTTCTGCATGCGCCGTAGGCCCAGACTTTAAGCAGCCTGATGCTCCGAATACATCTAAATATACTGAAGCTACCCTTTCTCAGAAATTAGCCACTGCACCTGGAGTACCCGGCGGAACTAATCAAGAGTTTATTGAAGGCGCCGATATTGAGGCTCAATGGTGGGAGTTATTTAAGTCTCCTGAATTAGACGCTCTAATCAAAAAGGCCCTGCAGCAAAATCCTAATTTAGGTGCTGCTGATGCTGCGTTACGTGCGAGCCAAGAAAATGTCAGCGCACAAATTGGTGGACAGTATTTCCCGGCGATTGGTTTAAATGGCGGCGCCACACGGCAGCTGCAGCCTTCTGCAATTTATGGCCTGCCTTACGGCTCTGATACCTACAACCTCTATAACGCTTCTGTAAATGTTACATATAAGCTAGACGTCTTTGGTGGAGCACGCCGCGCAGTTGAAGGTGCGAGAGCGCAAGCAGAGATTGCACAGTTTCAGCTTGAAGGCGCCTACCTTTCTTTGACGGCCAACATTGTTACTAGTGCAGTACGTGAAGCTGCTTTGCGTGCACAGATGCAAGCTACAGAAGAAATTCTGAAAGCACAAACGAATTTAGCTGAAGTTACAGAAAAGCAATTAGCAATTGGTACAGTCTCTCGAGTAGATGTGACATCGCAAAGAACCTTGGTCTCTAACTCGCAAGTAGATTTATTTACTTACGAACGCAATCTTTCATTTGCACGTAATCAGTTGGCAGTATTGGTGGGCGAGCTACCTAGTAATGCCAATATCACCAAGTTTGACTTGAAGTCTTTGTATTTGCCCGAGAAGTTGCCACTCTCAGTGCCATCAAGCTTGGTGCGTCAGCGTCCAGATGTACGCGCAGCGGAGGCGCAGCTTAAGGCTACCAATGCTTTAGTAGGTGTTGCTACTGCTAATCTATTGCCACAATTGAATATCACTGGAGCTATTGGTTCCGCAGCATTAACAAGCTCAGCCTTATTTGGGCCGAACGCTACTCTATGGTCCATTGCTGGCGGTATCTTTCAGCCACTCTTTCAGGGTGGGCAGTTATTAGCACAACGTCGTGGTGCAATGGCCAATTACGAACAGGCGGTTTTTCAATATCAAGCTACTGTGCTGAAGGCCTTTCAAGAAGTGGCCGATTCTTTGCGTGCTTTAGAAACTGGATCACAAGCATTAAAGTCTGCATCAGATGCTGAGCGCTACGCTTATGAAACTTTAGATTTGGTGCAGCAGCAATACAAGTTAGGTACTGCCAGCTATTTGGCTGTCCTGTATTACCAAAATCAATATCAAATTGCTAAAGTCAAATCGGTTTCTGCGCAAGCAACCCGATTCTCTGACACGGCAGCATTATTTGCAGCATTGGGCGGCGGTTGGTGGAATCGTACCGGCCCAGCCTTTCAACCAAAAGCCATAGCGAACAAAGATCAAAATGAAACTTCTGGAAAAAATTAA
- a CDS encoding efflux RND transporter permease subunit: MNWTDIFIRRPVLSLVVSALVLVFGLKAVGSLPVNQYPQTQNAIVTITTAYYGADPETIAGFITQPLETAIAQSQGIDYLSSMSVSGLSTITATLKLNYDSNAALTQIQTQISSVKNQLPPQAQQPVLTVQIGQSTAAMYMGFYSDDIPNNAITDYLLRVVKPKLDSIDGVQNAEITGGRKFALRAWLDREKMAGLGVGADDVYSAMAANNYLSAVGSTKGDMVAVDLVAGTDLHTLDEFRKLVIKKDGINIVYLDQVASVTMGSEDYNTNVAFSGKRSVFIAIKVAPQANLLDVAERVRAAVPDIQKQLPTGMSGKVVYDSTKFITTSIDEVVATLLEALLIVTVVIYLFLGSARAVAVPVIAMPLSLIGTFFLMQVLGYSINLLTLLALVLAIGLVVDDAIIVVENVDRHMKEGKSPLEASLIAARELGGPILAMTIVLIAVYIPIGFQGGLTGALFTEFAFTLASAVAVSGLIALTLSPMMCSRIFTEAQEASPFVQKIDHIFEKVHHSYQTTLRELLSTWQVIIVMGAILLGGVAYLYSTARSELAPTEDQGIVLMQASGPPNSTVNQMQTYADQIYQISAAEPEYEQMFQITSPTSSFGGVLLKDWDQRSRNATKFQEDMQSKWNSIAGARVAAFQFPALPGAQGLPVQVVINTTESYELLNEVSQAVLDKARRSGNFFFVDSDLKIDKPQDVLEIDREKVAALGMTQQQVGSALSAALGGGYVNYFSVAGRSYRVIPQVKQVDRLNPDQILDYYIRTPSGQMIQARTIATIKQRVVPQSINHFQQLNSATIFGVSTPFISQADLLEFMRQTLKEVAPNGYTMDYAGPSRQFMAESGGFLVTMFFAILIVFLVLAAQFESFRDPIVILVSVPLALFGALIFINLGFTTLNVYTQVGLVTLMGLISKHGILIVEFANELQEAGRSKLDAIVEASSVRLRPILMTTAAMVLGVVPLVIASGAGAAGRQSMGIVIFTGLSIGTLFTLFVVPAMYLFIGADHHQKKFKQQ, encoded by the coding sequence ATGAATTGGACTGACATATTTATTCGTAGGCCGGTACTCTCACTGGTAGTGAGTGCACTCGTCCTGGTATTTGGTTTGAAGGCAGTAGGATCCTTGCCGGTTAATCAATATCCCCAAACCCAAAATGCCATTGTTACGATTACAACGGCCTACTATGGAGCTGATCCAGAGACGATTGCTGGATTTATTACTCAGCCCTTAGAGACAGCGATTGCTCAGTCTCAGGGTATTGATTATTTGTCATCGATGAGCGTGAGTGGTCTCTCAACCATTACGGCTACTCTTAAGCTGAATTACGATTCGAATGCGGCATTGACGCAGATCCAGACTCAAATAAGCTCAGTCAAGAATCAACTACCACCGCAAGCTCAGCAACCTGTCTTGACTGTACAAATTGGTCAATCGACTGCGGCCATGTACATGGGTTTTTATAGTGATGATATTCCAAACAATGCGATTACTGATTACTTATTGCGGGTAGTGAAACCAAAACTGGATTCTATAGACGGCGTCCAGAACGCTGAAATTACCGGGGGCAGAAAGTTTGCTTTGCGTGCCTGGCTCGATCGCGAGAAGATGGCTGGGCTTGGTGTGGGTGCGGATGATGTCTACAGCGCCATGGCAGCCAATAACTACTTATCTGCAGTTGGTAGTACTAAAGGCGACATGGTTGCAGTGGACTTGGTGGCAGGCACTGATTTGCATACGCTTGATGAGTTCCGCAAGCTAGTCATCAAAAAAGACGGCATCAACATTGTGTATTTGGATCAAGTAGCTAGTGTGACTATGGGCTCCGAGGACTACAACACCAATGTCGCATTTAGTGGCAAGCGGTCGGTATTTATTGCGATCAAGGTAGCTCCACAGGCGAACTTACTCGATGTAGCCGAACGGGTTCGTGCTGCAGTGCCAGATATTCAGAAGCAGTTGCCAACCGGTATGTCTGGAAAGGTGGTGTATGACTCTACTAAGTTCATTACTACCTCGATTGATGAAGTAGTGGCCACATTGTTAGAGGCGCTATTGATTGTGACAGTCGTGATCTATCTTTTCTTGGGAAGCGCACGCGCTGTTGCGGTGCCAGTGATTGCAATGCCACTCTCTTTGATTGGCACATTCTTTTTAATGCAGGTCTTGGGTTACTCCATTAATTTACTGACACTACTTGCTCTAGTCTTGGCAATTGGTTTGGTGGTCGACGATGCCATTATTGTGGTTGAGAACGTGGACCGCCACATGAAGGAAGGTAAGTCTCCATTAGAAGCTTCTCTAATTGCAGCGCGTGAGTTGGGCGGCCCTATTTTGGCCATGACGATTGTGCTGATCGCAGTGTATATTCCGATTGGCTTTCAGGGCGGTTTAACGGGCGCGCTTTTTACAGAATTTGCTTTTACCTTGGCCAGCGCAGTTGCGGTATCGGGGTTGATTGCTTTAACGCTATCTCCGATGATGTGTTCCCGTATCTTTACCGAAGCGCAAGAGGCTTCGCCGTTTGTTCAAAAGATTGACCATATTTTTGAAAAAGTTCACCACAGCTATCAAACTACTTTGCGTGAACTCTTAAGCACTTGGCAGGTCATTATTGTGATGGGTGCGATTTTGCTAGGTGGGGTAGCCTATCTTTACTCCACTGCACGTTCTGAATTAGCGCCAACAGAAGATCAGGGTATTGTGTTGATGCAGGCTTCAGGCCCACCTAATAGTACGGTCAATCAGATGCAGACTTATGCTGATCAGATTTATCAAATATCAGCAGCAGAGCCTGAGTACGAGCAAATGTTTCAGATCACCAGTCCTACGAGTAGTTTTGGCGGTGTGTTGCTTAAGGATTGGGATCAACGTAGTCGTAACGCTACTAAGTTCCAAGAGGATATGCAGAGTAAGTGGAATTCGATTGCTGGCGCTCGCGTAGCAGCTTTCCAGTTTCCGGCCTTACCTGGCGCACAGGGCTTACCTGTTCAGGTAGTGATTAACACCACCGAGTCTTATGAATTGTTAAATGAGGTATCCCAAGCAGTTTTGGATAAAGCGCGTCGCAGTGGCAATTTCTTTTTCGTAGACTCTGATTTGAAGATTGATAAACCACAAGATGTTTTGGAAATTGATCGGGAAAAAGTGGCTGCACTGGGCATGACCCAACAGCAAGTGGGTAGTGCGCTATCTGCTGCACTGGGCGGCGGCTATGTCAATTACTTCTCTGTTGCTGGCCGCTCTTATCGCGTCATTCCGCAGGTGAAGCAAGTAGACCGTTTAAATCCAGACCAAATACTCGACTACTACATACGTACTCCGAGCGGACAGATGATTCAGGCTCGTACCATCGCAACAATTAAGCAAAGAGTAGTGCCGCAGTCAATTAATCACTTTCAGCAACTCAACTCGGCAACGATATTTGGTGTGAGTACCCCATTTATTTCTCAAGCAGATTTATTGGAGTTTATGCGTCAAACTTTAAAAGAGGTTGCCCCTAATGGTTACACCATGGATTACGCTGGCCCGTCCCGTCAGTTCATGGCAGAGTCTGGCGGTTTCTTGGTGACCATGTTCTTTGCGATCTTAATTGTGTTCTTGGTCTTGGCTGCCCAGTTTGAAAGCTTCCGTGACCCAATCGTGATTTTAGTTTCAGTACCACTCGCTTTGTTTGGGGCGCTGATCTTTATTAATTTGGGCTTCACAACTTTAAATGTGTATACCCAGGTTGGACTAGTTACGTTGATGGGGCTGATTAGTAAGCACGGTATTTTGATTGTGGAATTTGCTAATGAGCTTCAAGAGGCTGGTCGTAGTAAGTTGGACGCTATCGTAGAAGCTAGTAGCGTACGTTTACGTCCGATCTTAATGACGACTGCTGCAATGGTATTAGGTGTAGTACCTCTAGTGATTGCTTCTGGAGCAGGTGCTGCTGGCCGTCAATCAATGGGTATTGTGATCTTTACTGGTTTATCAATTGGTACCTTGTTTACACTTTTTGTAGTGCCAGCAATGTACTTATTTATTGGCGCAGATCACCATCAGAAAAAATTCAAGCAACAATAA
- a CDS encoding PhaM family polyhydroxyalkanoate granule multifunctional regulatory protein, whose amino-acid sequence MFGTIPEFNQSLEMMKTMWGQGAGGQTPGQFPFTTDASKAAGGFGSAFPGLDTDELEKRIKDLKSVENWLNLNLNILKSTIQGLEVQHATMMALKSFGDAVSASATAATVETPKDSGTKASKPRKTATRRRRKAGDSTFLDEVGNSDGQ is encoded by the coding sequence ATGTTTGGAACTATCCCAGAATTCAATCAAAGCCTTGAAATGATGAAAACCATGTGGGGTCAGGGAGCGGGCGGGCAAACGCCAGGCCAATTTCCCTTCACCACGGACGCCTCCAAGGCGGCGGGGGGTTTTGGCTCAGCTTTTCCAGGGCTAGATACCGACGAACTTGAAAAGCGCATCAAAGATCTGAAAAGTGTTGAAAACTGGCTGAACCTCAACCTCAATATTTTGAAGTCCACCATTCAGGGGCTAGAAGTGCAGCACGCCACCATGATGGCACTCAAATCCTTTGGGGATGCCGTTTCGGCGAGCGCCACTGCTGCGACTGTTGAAACTCCTAAAGACTCCGGAACAAAAGCTTCTAAACCACGCAAAACCGCAACACGCCGTCGTCGCAAAGCTGGCGACTCAACTTTCCTCGACGAAGTAGGTAATTCAGATGGGCAATAG
- a CDS encoding flavin reductase family protein, with amino-acid sequence MTPFTSQELRKGFSSFATGVTVITCLDADQQAHGITISSFNTVSLEPPLILWSLKKHSRLMPNFEVGHKQLIHVLERSQEAMAMHFATVKENQFTSIPHKIAASGLTQIEGCCAYFECETASVHTGGDHNIIVAKVLNLKHDPESHPLIFAHSKFMGLDSSL; translated from the coding sequence ATGACCCCATTTACCTCCCAAGAGCTCCGCAAGGGCTTCTCTTCCTTTGCAACCGGGGTCACAGTAATTACTTGCCTAGATGCTGACCAGCAAGCTCATGGCATCACTATCAGCTCTTTCAATACTGTTTCCTTGGAGCCGCCTCTCATTTTATGGAGTCTTAAGAAGCATTCGCGCTTGATGCCCAATTTTGAAGTAGGTCATAAACAATTAATTCATGTGCTAGAGCGCTCGCAAGAGGCAATGGCGATGCATTTTGCTACCGTAAAAGAAAATCAATTCACGAGCATCCCCCATAAAATTGCGGCAAGTGGGCTTACCCAAATTGAAGGATGCTGCGCTTACTTTGAATGTGAGACAGCATCAGTTCATACGGGTGGCGACCATAACATCATTGTTGCTAAAGTCCTCAACCTAAAGCACGATCCAGAAAGCCATCCACTGATATTTGCACACAGCAAATTTATGGGTTTAGATTCATCACTTTAA
- a CDS encoding MBL fold metallo-hydrolase: protein MNTKNQSSDLSAIHYPLADALPEAGSSIEVAPGVRWLRMRLPFALDHINLWLLRDEFEGLQGWTIVDCGIANDETRAAWDQIFASQLEGLPVLRVIVTHMHPDHVGLSQWLCEKWQAPLWISMTDYLTAQWLSHKEGGAAVGARAGGGGSADHFQKHGLNAPEDLEKIRARSNYYSNMVPGVPRQYRRIIDGEMILIGGHEWQVIMGFGHAPEHASLFCKDLEVLISGDMLLPRISTNVSVYDADPDADPLGLYLSSLDRYLPLPDNTLVLPSHGKPFTGMKPRVGQLKAHHDERLTETLGACEKPATAREIVPVLFRRELDIHQMTFAMGEAIAHLNYLLRRGKLSRQLCDDGVLRFCVV, encoded by the coding sequence ATGAATACTAAAAACCAATCTAGCGATCTGAGTGCCATTCATTATCCCCTAGCGGATGCTTTACCGGAAGCGGGCAGTTCAATCGAGGTCGCGCCTGGTGTACGCTGGCTACGGATGCGCTTACCGTTTGCTTTGGATCACATCAATCTATGGCTGCTACGGGATGAGTTTGAGGGGCTTCAAGGCTGGACCATTGTAGATTGTGGCATTGCTAATGATGAGACAAGGGCAGCCTGGGATCAGATCTTTGCTTCACAGTTAGAGGGATTGCCGGTGTTGAGGGTGATAGTGACCCATATGCATCCAGATCATGTGGGACTCTCTCAGTGGCTCTGTGAGAAGTGGCAAGCACCACTCTGGATCTCCATGACAGATTATTTAACTGCGCAATGGCTTAGTCATAAAGAGGGCGGGGCTGCGGTTGGTGCACGCGCTGGTGGCGGGGGCTCTGCAGACCACTTTCAAAAACATGGACTCAATGCACCAGAAGATTTAGAAAAAATTCGTGCTCGCTCGAATTACTATAGCAATATGGTTCCGGGTGTGCCACGACAATATCGTCGCATCATTGATGGTGAAATGATTTTGATTGGTGGACATGAGTGGCAAGTGATTATGGGGTTTGGTCATGCGCCTGAACATGCTTCATTATTTTGCAAAGATTTGGAAGTGTTGATTTCTGGAGATATGTTGTTGCCACGCATTTCAACCAATGTTAGCGTTTACGATGCAGATCCGGATGCAGATCCATTGGGCCTGTATTTGAGCTCTTTAGATCGATATCTGCCCTTACCCGATAACACTCTGGTACTGCCATCTCATGGCAAGCCTTTTACAGGAATGAAGCCCCGGGTTGGTCAGCTAAAAGCGCATCACGATGAGCGCTTAACGGAAACACTGGGAGCATGTGAAAAACCAGCAACTGCTCGTGAGATAGTGCCGGTTTTGTTTAGACGTGAATTAGATATTCACCAAATGACATTTGCTATGGGCGAGGCTATTGCCCATCTGAATTACCTACTTCGTCGAGGAAAGTTGAGTCGCCAGCTTTGCGACGACGGCGTGTTGCGGTTTTGCGTGGTTTAG
- a CDS encoding efflux RND transporter periplasmic adaptor subunit, translating to MTPLGRRMTIMLCGVFLLLGLIFGFNQLKTFMIKYFIAGMGLPPATVSTMVVETSAWQPKLSSVGNVRAFRGVELSTEIGGLVQNVSIKSGMDVKEGELLIKLNDASDVAQLNSLKALADLAQVINERDRQQLEIQAISKNVFDTSKADAKSKQAQVEQQTALVAKKNLKAPFSGRVGIVMINPGQFVNPGDKLLTLQTLDPIFVDFNLPQSNAEQIQVGQEIVVTTDAFKGASFTGKITAVSPKVDTNTRNIQIEAQLANPDKKILPGMFANVNIKLGDQVKLLTLPQTAVTYNPYGSTVFIAKPTGKKDKQGKPALEAQQVFVTTGLTRGDQVAILKGVEEGATVVTSGQLKLKNGTPLIVNNKVLPANSPNPQPQE from the coding sequence ATGACTCCTTTGGGTCGACGTATGACCATTATGTTATGCGGTGTATTTTTGTTATTGGGCTTGATATTTGGATTTAATCAACTCAAGACTTTCATGATTAAGTACTTCATTGCTGGTATGGGTTTGCCGCCAGCAACAGTTTCTACGATGGTTGTGGAAACTTCAGCATGGCAACCTAAATTATCTAGCGTTGGTAATGTGCGTGCATTTAGGGGTGTAGAACTCAGCACTGAAATTGGTGGCTTGGTACAAAACGTATCCATTAAATCAGGCATGGATGTTAAAGAAGGCGAGTTACTCATTAAATTGAATGATGCCTCTGATGTTGCCCAACTCAACTCTTTAAAAGCATTAGCAGATTTGGCCCAAGTAATTAATGAGCGCGATAGACAGCAACTAGAGATTCAGGCGATTAGTAAGAACGTGTTCGATACTAGTAAAGCAGATGCTAAGTCAAAGCAAGCTCAGGTAGAGCAGCAAACTGCCTTAGTTGCTAAGAAAAATTTAAAGGCTCCTTTTAGTGGACGTGTTGGTATTGTGATGATCAACCCTGGTCAGTTTGTGAATCCAGGTGATAAGTTACTTACTCTTCAAACCTTGGATCCGATTTTTGTGGACTTCAATCTCCCGCAAAGCAATGCTGAACAAATACAGGTTGGGCAAGAAATTGTGGTGACGACGGATGCATTCAAGGGTGCAAGCTTTACTGGAAAGATTACTGCGGTCAGTCCGAAGGTCGATACGAATACCCGTAATATCCAGATTGAGGCTCAGTTAGCTAACCCAGATAAAAAGATCTTACCGGGCATGTTTGCTAATGTGAATATCAAGTTAGGTGATCAGGTGAAGTTGCTGACTTTGCCTCAGACGGCTGTAACTTATAACCCGTATGGCTCAACAGTCTTTATTGCTAAGCCAACTGGTAAAAAAGATAAGCAGGGCAAACCTGCGCTGGAGGCTCAACAAGTCTTCGTGACTACTGGGCTAACACGTGGAGATCAGGTGGCAATCCTCAAGGGGGTTGAAGAGGGTGCCACGGTTGTTACAAGCGGTCAACTCAAGTTGAAGAATGGAACTCCGCTGATTGTGAATAACAAGGTGTTGCCAGCTAATTCACCCAACCCACAGCCACAGGAATAA
- a CDS encoding DUF1289 domain-containing protein, with translation MTTVPSPCINWCDINPDNGFCRGCYRTLPEIADWSELSNSDKLEVLEKLKARKPQASE, from the coding sequence TTGACAACAGTTCCATCACCTTGCATCAACTGGTGTGACATCAACCCCGACAATGGTTTTTGCCGTGGCTGCTATCGCACGCTCCCTGAGATTGCAGACTGGTCTGAACTTTCTAACTCAGACAAGCTTGAGGTTTTAGAAAAACTAAAAGCACGAAAACCTCAAGCTTCAGAGTAA
- a CDS encoding homocysteine S-methyltransferase family protein codes for MQSNGLSQPYTRGQALPELLKQRILILDGAMGTMIQQYKLSEADYRGLPVSKRFESHPGDIKGNNELLVLTQPQIISKIHEQYLDAGADIIETNTFGATSVAQEDYKMADLAREMNVISAQLARAACEKYSTPDKPRFAAGAIGPTPKTASISPDVNDPGARNVTFDALRASYREQIEGLFEGGVDLFLVETIFDTLNAKAALFALDEFFEETGERLPVMISGTVTDASGRILSGQTVEAFWNSLRHIKPLTFGLNCALGAALMRPYIAELSRICDVAVSCYPNAGLPNPMSDTGFDETPDITSSLVDGFAKDGLVNLVGGCCGTTPDHIRAIANAVSQRKPRPFYRESAELSA; via the coding sequence ATGCAATCTAATGGTTTATCCCAGCCTTACACCCGCGGTCAGGCACTTCCCGAGCTACTAAAGCAGCGTATTCTGATTTTGGATGGCGCCATGGGCACCATGATTCAGCAATACAAGCTGAGTGAGGCGGATTACCGTGGATTACCAGTCAGCAAACGCTTTGAGAGTCACCCAGGCGATATTAAAGGCAATAACGAACTCTTAGTACTGACCCAGCCACAGATTATCAGCAAGATTCATGAGCAGTATTTGGATGCGGGTGCAGATATTATTGAGACTAATACCTTTGGCGCTACCTCAGTTGCGCAAGAGGATTACAAGATGGCTGATTTAGCTCGTGAGATGAATGTGATCTCCGCTCAATTGGCTCGCGCTGCCTGTGAAAAATACTCTACGCCAGATAAGCCACGTTTTGCGGCAGGCGCAATTGGACCAACTCCAAAGACTGCAAGTATTTCTCCTGATGTAAATGATCCCGGTGCGCGTAATGTGACGTTTGATGCACTTCGAGCTTCCTATCGAGAGCAGATAGAAGGCCTCTTTGAGGGCGGTGTTGATTTATTTTTAGTGGAAACTATTTTCGACACACTCAATGCCAAGGCTGCATTGTTTGCTTTAGATGAGTTCTTTGAGGAAACCGGTGAGCGTTTGCCGGTAATGATTTCAGGTACGGTCACGGATGCCTCTGGTCGAATTCTATCTGGCCAAACAGTGGAAGCATTTTGGAATAGCTTGCGCCACATTAAACCACTCACCTTTGGCCTGAACTGCGCCTTAGGTGCAGCACTAATGCGCCCTTATATTGCTGAGCTATCCCGTATCTGCGATGTTGCAGTATCTTGCTATCCCAATGCCGGTTTGCCCAACCCCATGAGTGATACAGGCTTTGATGAGACTCCGGATATTACTTCTAGTTTGGTTGACGGTTTTGCAAAAGATGGTTTGGTAAATCTAGTAGGTGGCTGCTGTGGAACTACACCAGATCATATTCGTGCAATTGCTAATGCTGTTTCACAGCGTAAGCCGCGACCTTTCTACCGTGAAAGTGCGGAGCTGTCAGCATGA